The genomic interval AATATTTTATTAATAACCGGACCCGAAGGTGGTTTTACTGATGAAGAAATCGCTTTAGCAAAATCAAAGGATATAATGTTATTCAGTTTAGGCCCTAGACGCCTAAGGGCTGAAACAGCATCAATAATGGCCCTATCGGTAATATTGGCTAAAGGCAAATGTTAAATAAAAAAAATATTTAGAAAGGAGGTGTATGAATTTAATATGTCAGAAATTTATGTAAAAGAAGGAGAAAGTTACGAAAGCTTCATCAGACGTTTTCGACGGGCCTGCGAACGAGCCGGGATACCCCGGGAAATCAAAAAACGCGAATTCTATGAAAAACCTAGTGAACGACGCAAACGCAAACTCGCTGAAGCACGCCGTAAACTCTTGCGCCGTCTACAAGAGCAAGAAGGTCGTTAATGTTTAACCAAGAAGAACTTTTTAATCGCGCAGCAAGGCTGCTTGAATTCGATCGCATTCTTGAAGACGTTGCGTTTTTTGCGCAAACGCCGCTTGGTAAAGAGTTGATTTACAAAACTAAGCCTTTAAATTCAATTGTTGAACTAAAAAGCGAGCATGAAATTTTAGACGAAGTCTTAAAACTTCAAGAATCCTGGAACCTTAAAGATATCTACGATTTCCGTCGCGAATTAAGCACCATTGCCGATCTATCCACCCTCTCCCCTGTTTTTTATCGAAACATTTTAAGAAACATGCAGATTTTCCGCAAAATTCGAGATTTTTTCCATAACCACCACACAAAATACCCTAAGCTATCTCAGCTTACTCAAAACTTAGTAGTCAATGAAGAGTTTGAGAGATTAATCGACCAAACTATTGATGAATACGGGGAAATTCGAAGCACCGCATCCGAAGAATTAAAAATTATACGAGAAAAGTTGCACGACCAGCGTGCTTTAATTTTAACTAAGCTCAAAAAAATCCTTGACTCTAATCGTAGATATCTTCAAAGCACCGAAATTGCCTTAAAGAACAATCGCTTCTGTCTGCCAGTAAAAATTGAATACCAATCAAATGTTTCAGGAATTATCCATGAATTCTCCGAAGCCCAAAAAACTATTTTTGTGGAACCATTAGAACTTATCGTGGAACAAAACCATTATACTAAACTAAAGACTCAGGAAAAAGAGGAAGAACGCAAAATTCTAAAAACAATTGCTCAAAATTGTTTAAAAATAAAAGACAAACTGGTACACTCCCTAGAAATAATCGGCCAACTTGATTTACTGTTTGCTAAAAAGGCTTACATTCTACAAAACAATTGTGTCCGACCAGTAGTCACCACCTACGGTGCATTAAAGATTTACGGTGGAGTTAATCCGATACTTAAAAAAACTAAAAAAGAAATAGTACCGCTCGATATTTCACTTGATGATAATATTAAAGTTGTTTTAATTTCGGGACCAAATGCCGGTGGTAAAACAGTGGCCTTAAAAACAATAGGTATCTTATCACTAATGGCAATATGTGGTTTTTATATCCCGGCCGATCCTAATACGCAAATACCATTTTTTAAAAAAATTTTTGTGGAAATTGGTGATGAACAGTCTCTCGAGAATAATCTTTCATCCTTTAGTGCGCACTTAACAAGAATCAACAAGATATTAAATGCCGCTGACGAAAAAAGTTTAATTTTAATCGATGAAATCTGTTCATCAACCGATCCTGACGAAGGATCAGCATTAGCATTTGCTATTCTTGAGGCCCTTAAGGATAAAAAAAGCCTGACTTTAGCAACTAGTCATTTCGGAAAATTAAAATCACTTGTCGCCCAGGCTTCAGGTATGTTAAATGCGGCAATGGAGTTTTCAAACCAACCCACTTATCGATTAAGACTCGGCTGCTATGGAGAATCGAGTGCAATAGTAATTTGTAGGCAATTGGGTGTTTCCGAGAAAATTTTAAAAAACGCTGAAAAATATCTTGATAAAGAACGCGTCCAGTTATCAAAGAAAATAAATGAATTGAATCTTGAAATACAAAAATATTATAAACTCAACAGTGAATTAGAAAGCGCTAAAACCACATTAGAAAACACAAAAAGAGATTTAGAGACCAAACTCATTAGTCTTCGCGAACAGTTAAATGAGGAAAAACAAAAACTACTAAAATTAAAACAATCGTGGCTAATTAATGCTCGGCGTAAAATCGAACAATTAATTCAAGAGATTAAAGAAACCCAAGCCGAGAAGGAAACAATTAAGAAAGCCAAAGAATATATTCAAAATGAATTGGCTACGGTTAGTAACGAATTAGTTGCACTAAATCATTTCGATAGCAATTCTGATGACAATTTTAGTATTGGTGACTATGTGTATAGCAAAACTTACAAAAAAACTGGACGAATTATTGAACGCAACAGAAAATTATATACAGTGGCCATTGGCAATATAAAAATTGAGTTGCCCCCATTTGATCTAATTAAGGCCGGTCCTCCGGCGGAAAGTTATAACGACGACAATTTAGATCGTCGGACATCGGTTAAAGAACAATTTGAATCTGTTCTTAATATTCGTGGTCTAAATAAAGAAGAAGCTTTATATTTGCTAAATAAATTCTTAGATACGGCTTATGAGAATAATATTACAGAAGTAAAGGTCATTCATGGCAAAGGTAAGGGTATTTTAAAGGATTTGGTTTGGGAGCATTTAAAGACTGACAAGCGGGTTAAGCGCTTTTCGTTAGGCGAAAGTTATGAGGGTGGCCAAGGTGTTACTAAGATAGAACTTAAAGCACAGATATGATAAAACGCGAAATAATCGACCAGATAAAAGAGTCTACCGATATTGTACAGGTGATTGGCGAATATTTACCACTAAAACCCGCGGGGAGGAATTATCGAGCCTTATGCCCATTTCATTCAGAAAAAACCCCATCTTTTTATGTCAGCCCAGAAAAACAAATTTATCATTGCTTTGGTTGTGGTGCTAGCGGTAGTGTTATTACTTTTATTATGGAATATGAGAAAATTACATTTTTAGACGCAATAAATAAATTAGCTTCGCGATTAGGAATAAAGATTGAAACAGAAACTGGCATGTCTGAGAATAAACAGTTATACGATGCTTGCGAGTTTGCCACGCAATATTATATGCAATGTTTGAAAAAATCGCCTACTGCTATTAATTATTTAAAAGAACGAAAACTCTCTGATGAGACAGTAGAACAGTTCCGTATTGGGTATGCCCCTAGCGGAAATGCACTTTATAATTACGCTAAAAAGGTAAACTTTTCACTTGATATTCTTGCCGAAGTAGGGCTAATTGTTAAAAAAGATGCGAATTACACGGATTGGTTTTATAATAGAATTATTTTCCCAATATTTTCTCCGTCAGGTAAAGTAATAGGTTTTAGTGGTCGAACAATTGAAGAGAACATTGAGCCTAAATACATTAATACTCCAGAAAGCGCTATTTTTAAAAAGCGAGAATCCCTTTATGGATTCTTCCAGGCCAAAAGTTTTCTCTACA from candidate division WOR-3 bacterium carries:
- a CDS encoding Smr/MutS family protein is translated as MFNQEELFNRAARLLEFDRILEDVAFFAQTPLGKELIYKTKPLNSIVELKSEHEILDEVLKLQESWNLKDIYDFRRELSTIADLSTLSPVFYRNILRNMQIFRKIRDFFHNHHTKYPKLSQLTQNLVVNEEFERLIDQTIDEYGEIRSTASEELKIIREKLHDQRALILTKLKKILDSNRRYLQSTEIALKNNRFCLPVKIEYQSNVSGIIHEFSEAQKTIFVEPLELIVEQNHYTKLKTQEKEEERKILKTIAQNCLKIKDKLVHSLEIIGQLDLLFAKKAYILQNNCVRPVVTTYGALKIYGGVNPILKKTKKEIVPLDISLDDNIKVVLISGPNAGGKTVALKTIGILSLMAICGFYIPADPNTQIPFFKKIFVEIGDEQSLENNLSSFSAHLTRINKILNAADEKSLILIDEICSSTDPDEGSALAFAILEALKDKKSLTLATSHFGKLKSLVAQASGMLNAAMEFSNQPTYRLRLGCYGESSAIVICRQLGVSEKILKNAEKYLDKERVQLSKKINELNLEIQKYYKLNSELESAKTTLENTKRDLETKLISLREQLNEEKQKLLKLKQSWLINARRKIEQLIQEIKETQAEKETIKKAKEYIQNELATVSNELVALNHFDSNSDDNFSIGDYVYSKTYKKTGRIIERNRKLYTVAIGNIKIELPPFDLIKAGPPAESYNDDNLDRRTSVKEQFESVLNIRGLNKEEALYLLNKFLDTAYENNITEVKVIHGKGKGILKDLVWEHLKTDKRVKRFSLGESYEGGQGVTKIELKAQI
- the rpsU gene encoding 30S ribosomal protein S21: MSEIYVKEGESYESFIRRFRRACERAGIPREIKKREFYEKPSERRKRKLAEARRKLLRRLQEQEGR